One genomic region from Streptomyces sp. NBC_01304 encodes:
- the xylB gene encoding xylulokinase: protein MSEADGPFVAGVDSSTQSTKVLIVDAATGHVVARGQAPHTVSPGADGGGRESDPRQWWEALVEAVRRCGPAAHQVAAVSVGGQQHGLVTLGSDGAPVRPALLWNDVRPAPQSERLIEEFGGAKAWAERIGSVPGPAFTVAKWAWLCAHEPEAAAATAAVRLPHDYLTERLTGDGTTDRGDASGTGWWAAATEAYDEEILARVGLDPALLPRVVRPGEVAGTVRGLPELPFSRGVLVAPGTGDNAAAALGLGLRPGTPVLSLGTSGTVYAVSRRPAADASGTVAGFADARGDWLPLACTLNCTLAVDRVAALLGRDREAVEAGGTVTVLPFLDGERTPNLPGASGLLHGLRHDTSPGQILQAAYDGAVFALLKALDLVLATDPGGAPSAEDSALLLIGGGARGNAWQQTVRRLSGRAVQVPQADELVALGAAAQAAGLLTGEDPAAVARRWGTARGPVLEPVERDEAALERIAGVLGDAGALLGRG, encoded by the coding sequence ATGTCAGAGGCCGACGGTCCGTTCGTCGCCGGGGTGGACAGCTCGACGCAGTCCACCAAAGTGCTGATCGTCGACGCGGCGACGGGACACGTGGTGGCGCGCGGACAGGCCCCGCACACCGTGTCGCCGGGAGCGGACGGCGGGGGCCGGGAGAGCGATCCCCGGCAGTGGTGGGAGGCGCTCGTCGAGGCGGTACGCCGCTGTGGTCCTGCCGCGCACCAGGTGGCCGCGGTGTCCGTCGGCGGGCAGCAGCACGGCCTTGTCACGCTGGGCTCGGACGGTGCGCCGGTACGGCCCGCGCTGCTCTGGAACGATGTGCGTCCGGCGCCTCAGAGCGAGCGGCTGATCGAGGAGTTCGGCGGGGCGAAGGCCTGGGCGGAGCGGATCGGGAGCGTGCCGGGGCCCGCGTTCACCGTGGCCAAGTGGGCCTGGCTGTGCGCGCACGAGCCCGAGGCCGCGGCGGCCACGGCGGCGGTGCGGCTCCCGCACGACTACCTCACCGAACGGCTCACGGGCGACGGCACCACGGACCGCGGCGATGCCTCCGGGACCGGGTGGTGGGCCGCGGCCACGGAGGCGTACGACGAGGAGATCCTCGCGCGCGTGGGTCTCGATCCGGCGCTCCTGCCGAGGGTCGTACGTCCCGGCGAGGTCGCCGGGACCGTGCGCGGGCTGCCCGAACTGCCCTTTTCCCGCGGCGTTTTGGTGGCGCCCGGCACGGGTGACAACGCGGCCGCGGCGCTCGGACTCGGGCTGCGGCCCGGCACCCCGGTGCTCAGCCTCGGGACCTCCGGGACGGTGTACGCCGTGTCGCGACGCCCGGCCGCCGACGCGAGCGGCACCGTGGCGGGCTTCGCCGACGCGCGCGGCGACTGGCTGCCGCTGGCCTGCACCCTCAACTGCACGCTCGCCGTCGACCGGGTCGCGGCCCTGCTCGGCCGCGACCGCGAGGCGGTGGAGGCGGGCGGGACCGTGACGGTGCTGCCGTTCCTGGACGGCGAGCGCACCCCCAATCTGCCGGGCGCCTCGGGCCTGCTGCACGGTTTGCGGCACGACACCTCGCCGGGGCAGATCCTCCAAGCGGCTTACGACGGGGCGGTGTTCGCGCTCCTGAAGGCGCTCGACCTGGTGCTCGCGACGGATCCGGGCGGGGCCCCGAGCGCCGAGGACTCCGCGCTGCTCCTGATCGGCGGCGGGGCGCGCGGCAACGCGTGGCAGCAGACGGTGCGGCGGCTCTCGGGGCGTGCGGTGCAGGTGCCGCAGGCGGACGAGTTGGTCGCGCTCGGCGCCGCGGCGCAGGCCGCGGGCCTGCTCACCGGGGAGGACCCGGCGGCGGTGGCGCGCCGCTGGGGCACGGCGCGCGGGCCGGTGCTCGAACCGGTCGAGCGGGACGAGGCGGCGCTGGAACGGATCGCCGGGGTGCTCGGGGATGCCGGCGCGCTGCTGGGGCGGGGGTGA
- a CDS encoding ROK family transcriptional regulator: protein MTDPSPDAPWPNTQQGIRRRNLSLVMHAVVAQGPLSRAAVAGRIGLTRAAVSTLVDELIRGGLLVELGPERPGTVGRPGSSLTVGPHGPVGIGAEIGVDHLAVCAVDLHGKVRARAAAEGDNRGRPPEPVLKELARLVGEVTSTARGLGLRPAGLAVAVPGLVARDSHTVVRAPNLGWSQVDIGAHLRADGPEGMALSVDNEANLGALAELWIGGDPAPQDFVHVSAEIGIGAALVVGGRLLRGTHGFAGELGHVPVRPEGPACPCGGRGCLEQYAGEEAVLRAAGLEPGGGRIGLLAGLADDGDQRVRRALRGAGSALGIALSGAVNLLDPQTVVLGGALSRLAPWLLPSLERELGRRTADPQRPRGGSVTVSRLGSQGPLLGAAHSVVQAVLDDPAALAGRAG from the coding sequence ATGACCGACCCCTCGCCCGACGCCCCCTGGCCCAACACCCAGCAGGGCATCCGACGCCGCAACCTCTCCCTGGTCATGCACGCCGTCGTCGCCCAGGGGCCGCTCTCGCGGGCCGCGGTGGCCGGACGGATCGGGCTCACCCGGGCCGCCGTGTCCACGCTCGTCGACGAGCTGATCCGGGGCGGGCTCCTCGTCGAGCTGGGTCCGGAACGGCCCGGCACGGTGGGGCGTCCGGGGAGCTCGCTGACCGTCGGGCCGCACGGCCCGGTCGGGATCGGCGCCGAGATCGGCGTGGACCATCTCGCGGTGTGCGCCGTGGATCTGCACGGCAAGGTGCGGGCCAGGGCAGCCGCCGAGGGCGACAACCGGGGGCGCCCGCCCGAGCCCGTCCTCAAGGAACTCGCCCGCCTGGTGGGCGAAGTGACCAGCACCGCGCGCGGCCTCGGCCTGCGCCCCGCGGGGCTCGCGGTGGCGGTCCCCGGCCTGGTCGCCCGTGACTCGCACACCGTGGTGCGCGCGCCCAACCTCGGCTGGAGCCAGGTCGACATAGGCGCCCACCTGCGCGCGGACGGCCCGGAGGGGATGGCGCTGAGCGTCGACAACGAAGCGAATCTGGGCGCGCTCGCCGAGCTGTGGATCGGCGGCGACCCGGCGCCGCAGGACTTCGTCCATGTCTCGGCGGAGATCGGCATCGGCGCCGCCCTCGTCGTCGGGGGCCGACTGCTGCGCGGAACGCACGGCTTCGCGGGCGAGTTGGGGCATGTGCCGGTACGTCCCGAGGGTCCCGCCTGCCCGTGCGGCGGGCGGGGCTGTCTCGAGCAGTACGCGGGCGAGGAGGCGGTGCTGCGGGCGGCGGGCCTGGAGCCGGGCGGGGGCCGGATCGGGCTGCTCGCCGGTCTCGCCGACGACGGGGACCAGCGGGTGCGCCGTGCGCTGCGCGGCGCCGGTTCCGCGCTCGGCATCGCGCTGTCCGGTGCGGTGAACCTGCTCGACCCGCAGACCGTGGTCCTCGGCGGCGCCCTGTCCCGGCTCGCCCCTTGGCTACTGCCCTCCCTGGAGCGGGAGTTGGGCCGCCGTACCGCCGACCCGCAGCGCCCCAGGGGCGGCTCGGTGACGGTGTCGCGGCTCGGCTCGCAGGGACCACTGCTCGGCGCGGCGCACTCGGTGGTGCAGGCGGTGCTCGACGATCCGGCCGCGCTGGCGGGCCGGGCCGGGTAG